Proteins encoded by one window of Blautia faecicola:
- the thiD gene encoding bifunctional hydroxymethylpyrimidine kinase/phosphomethylpyrimidine kinase, with product MRTALTIAGSDSSGGAGIQADIKTMMANGVYAMSAITALTAQNTTGVTAIMEATEEFLGEELDNIFTDIFPDAVKIGMVSSSGLIIKIAEKLKEYDAKNIVVDPVMVATSGARLISEDAVSTLKEYLFPLAQILTPNIPEAEVLSGMTITSEAEMMEAAKVIGDQYGCAVLLKGGHKVNDANDLLYHEGTCQWFYGKRIDNPNTHGTGCTLSSAIASNLAKGFPMDVSVERAKAYISGALAAMLDLGKGSGPMNHGFDITGEYVKEASDHE from the coding sequence ATGAGAACAGCATTAACAATCGCTGGCAGTGATTCCAGCGGAGGCGCCGGCATCCAGGCAGATATCAAGACGATGATGGCCAATGGCGTATATGCCATGAGTGCCATCACGGCTCTGACAGCCCAGAATACAACCGGCGTAACAGCAATTATGGAGGCAACTGAGGAATTTTTAGGAGAGGAACTGGACAATATTTTCACAGATATCTTTCCGGATGCAGTGAAGATCGGAATGGTTTCGTCCTCCGGTCTGATCATAAAGATTGCAGAAAAACTGAAAGAGTATGATGCAAAAAATATCGTGGTTGATCCGGTTATGGTGGCTACCAGCGGAGCCAGACTGATCAGTGAAGACGCGGTAAGCACCTTAAAAGAATATCTGTTTCCGCTGGCACAGATCCTGACACCGAATATCCCGGAGGCAGAAGTACTTTCCGGTATGACCATCACTTCTGAGGCGGAGATGATGGAGGCGGCTAAAGTGATCGGTGATCAGTACGGATGTGCGGTTCTGCTAAAAGGCGGTCATAAGGTGAATGATGCCAATGACCTGCTTTATCATGAAGGAACCTGCCAATGGTTTTACGGAAAACGGATCGATAACCCGAATACTCATGGAACCGGCTGTACGCTCTCCAGCGCGATCGCTTCCAACCTGGCAAAGGGATTTCCTATGGATGTGTCTGTAGAGCGCGCAAAGGCCTATATTTCCGGTGCTCTGGCAGCTATGCTGGATCTCGGCAAGGGCAGTGGTCCGATGAACCACGGGTTCGACATTACCGGAGAATATGTAAAGGAGGCATCTGATCATGAGTGA
- the cytX gene encoding putative hydroxymethylpyrimidine transporter CytX has translation MSEKRTSLFENGLIWFGAGVSIAEILTGTYLASLGMKKGLAAILVGHLIGCILLFLAGVIGGKVRKSAMETVKISFGQKGSLFFALLNVIQLVGWTAIMIYDGALAANQAAGVGNWVWCLVIGALIVLWIVIGITNLGKLNTVAMAALFILTLILCKVIFFGDYTAETVAADGLTFGAAVELAVAMPLSWLPLISDYTREAKQPVKATAVSAIVYGVISCWMYLIGMGAAIYTGESDIAQIMVKAGLGIVGLLIIIFSTVTTTFLDAYSAGISSETLSHKLNGKYIAIAVTVVGALAAIVYPMDNITNFLYLIGSVFAPMIAIQIADFFLLEEDHSEKEIQISNMVLWVIGFILYRILMKIDIPVGNTLPDIAITVVLCLIWGKISKKK, from the coding sequence ATGAGTGAGAAAAGAACTTCTTTATTTGAAAACGGCCTGATCTGGTTTGGAGCGGGGGTATCGATCGCCGAGATCCTGACCGGAACGTACCTGGCTTCGCTGGGCATGAAAAAGGGATTGGCAGCGATTCTTGTGGGACATCTGATCGGATGCATCCTGTTGTTCCTTGCAGGTGTGATCGGTGGTAAAGTAAGAAAAAGTGCCATGGAAACCGTAAAGATCAGTTTTGGACAAAAAGGCAGCCTGTTTTTTGCCCTTCTGAATGTGATCCAGCTGGTGGGCTGGACCGCGATCATGATCTATGACGGTGCGCTGGCCGCCAATCAGGCCGCCGGTGTGGGCAACTGGGTCTGGTGTCTGGTGATCGGTGCGCTGATCGTTTTATGGATCGTGATCGGTATCACCAACCTTGGAAAGCTGAATACGGTTGCCATGGCAGCATTATTCATCCTTACCCTGATTCTCTGTAAAGTTATTTTCTTCGGAGATTATACAGCAGAGACCGTGGCAGCTGATGGACTGACCTTTGGCGCTGCTGTGGAACTGGCAGTGGCGATGCCGTTATCCTGGCTTCCGCTGATCAGTGATTATACGAGAGAAGCAAAACAGCCGGTAAAGGCAACCGCAGTCAGCGCTATCGTCTACGGTGTGATCAGCTGCTGGATGTACCTGATCGGTATGGGAGCAGCCATCTATACCGGCGAGAGCGATATCGCCCAGATCATGGTAAAAGCAGGTCTTGGTATCGTGGGACTGCTGATCATCATCTTCTCCACCGTTACTACGACCTTCCTGGACGCGTATTCCGCAGGAATCTCCAGTGAGACCCTCAGCCATAAGCTGAACGGAAAATATATCGCCATTGCGGTTACTGTCGTAGGTGCCCTGGCAGCTATCGTATATCCGATGGATAATATTACAAACTTCTTATACCTGATCGGATCCGTATTCGCTCCGATGATCGCGATCCAGATTGCGGATTTCTTCCTATTAGAAGAAGACCACAGCGAAAAAGAAATCCAGATTTCCAATATGGTACTGTGGGTGATCGGCTTTATCTTGTACCGGATCCTGATGAAAATAGACATCCCGGTAGGCAATACACTGCCGGATATTGCGATCACGGTGGTACTGTGTCTGATCTGGGGAAAAATCAGTAAAAAGAAATAG